Within Gemmatimonadota bacterium, the genomic segment CCGCGATCCAGGGCGGCGTGCTCGCGGGCGAAGTGAAGGATGTGCTGCTGCTGGACGTGACGCCGCTCTCGCTCGGCATCGAGACGCTGGGCGGCATCATGACTCCGCTGATCACGCGCAACACGACGATCCCGACCAAGAAGGCCGAGGTCTTCTCGACGGCGGAGGACAACCAGACCACGGTCGAGATCCACGTGCTCCAGGGCGAGCGGCCCATGGCCATCGACAACAAGACGATCGGCCGGTTCCAGCTCACGGGCATCCCGCCGGCGCCGCGCGGCGTGCCGCAGATCGAGGTGACGTTCGATATCGACGCGAACGGGATCCTGCACGCGACGGCGAAGGACCGTGCGACGGGGAAGGAGCAGAAGATCCGCATCGAGGCCTCGAGCGGGCTCTCGGAGAACGAGATCGAGCGGATGGTGAAGGACGCCGACTCCCATGCGGAGGAGGACCGACGTCGGCGGGAGAGCGTCGAAGCGCGCAACCAGCTCGACGCCCTGATCTACCAGGTCGAGAAGGACCTGAAGGAGTGGGGCGACAAGCTGCCGGCTGACACCCGCGCCACCGTCGATGGCGCACTCGAGCGCGGCAAGAAGGCGCTCAAACAGGATGACACCGAGGAGGTAAAGCGCGCGCGCGACGCGCTGATGCAGGCGTTCAGCGCGGCCGGCCAGCAGGTCTATCAGGCGCAGGCGGCGCAGCAGCCGGCCGGGGCGGCCC encodes:
- a CDS encoding Hsp70 family protein, encoding AIQGGVLAGEVKDVLLLDVTPLSLGIETLGGIMTPLITRNTTIPTKKAEVFSTAEDNQTTVEIHVLQGERPMAIDNKTIGRFQLTGIPPAPRGVPQIEVTFDIDANGILHATAKDRATGKEQKIRIEASSGLSENEIERMVKDADSHAEEDRRRRESVEARNQLDALIYQVEKDLKEWGDKLPADTRATVDGALERGKKALKQDDTEEVKRARDALMQAFSAAGQQVYQAQAAQQPAGAAPEGAAAGAAAGPEERSGARDKEEEVVEADYEIVEEEK